In a single window of the Bradyrhizobium erythrophlei genome:
- a CDS encoding enoyl-CoA hydratase-related protein — translation MPANPVLWDLDERGVATVTLNRPEVNNAYDAGLIGGVLSAMDELSRKPLLRVVVLKGNGRHFQAGADLKWINAVRPQSPDENETVSRATFEAVQRLNRLPIPTVALVQGGCFGGGTGVIAACDVVIAADNAVFSIAEVRWGLTAAIIIPQLCDAIGVRQVRRYALTGERFGAQDARRIGLVHEVVPLADLETSGAKVVEQLLANAPDALAETKTLAMESSFGGMSSDDEAYARLVRMHAAKRQTREASEGLASFAEKRAADWTAAKT, via the coding sequence ATGCCTGCCAATCCGGTTTTGTGGGACCTCGATGAACGCGGGGTTGCGACGGTCACGTTGAACCGTCCGGAGGTCAACAATGCCTATGATGCCGGACTCATTGGTGGCGTGCTCTCGGCGATGGACGAACTGAGCAGGAAACCTCTTCTTCGCGTCGTTGTCCTGAAAGGCAATGGCAGGCATTTTCAGGCCGGCGCCGACCTGAAGTGGATCAATGCCGTGAGGCCGCAATCGCCTGACGAGAATGAGACGGTGTCGCGAGCCACCTTCGAAGCCGTGCAGCGGTTGAACAGGCTGCCGATCCCGACCGTGGCGCTAGTTCAAGGCGGCTGCTTCGGCGGCGGCACCGGCGTGATTGCCGCCTGCGACGTCGTCATCGCGGCCGACAATGCGGTGTTCTCGATCGCCGAAGTGCGATGGGGGCTGACCGCCGCGATCATCATCCCGCAATTGTGCGATGCCATCGGCGTCCGGCAGGTCCGCCGCTATGCGCTGACCGGAGAACGCTTCGGCGCGCAGGACGCGCGCCGCATCGGGCTCGTGCACGAGGTGGTGCCGCTGGCCGATCTGGAAACATCAGGCGCAAAAGTGGTCGAGCAATTGCTGGCCAACGCGCCGGATGCGTTGGCCGAAACCAAGACGCTGGCGATGGAAAGCTCGTTTGGCGGCATGAGCTCGGACGACGAGGCCTATGCGCGCCTGGTCCGCATGCATGCGGCCAAGCGCCAGACGAGGGAAGCCTCGGAAGGCCTCGCCTCGTTCGCCGAAAAACGCGCGGCCGACTGGACGGCGGCCAAGACCTGA
- a CDS encoding monooxygenase — MITAIVRFKLPATFDAAKAAEVFQLSAPRYQGLAGLIRKYYLYDAEGRTGGGCYLWQSREAAERVYTAEWRQMITERYGAAPEISYFETPVIVDNTLGKTILDAAE; from the coding sequence ATGATTACCGCCATTGTCCGTTTCAAGCTGCCCGCAACCTTCGATGCCGCGAAGGCGGCTGAGGTGTTCCAGCTCTCGGCGCCGAGATACCAGGGCCTCGCCGGCCTTATTCGCAAATATTACCTGTACGACGCCGAAGGCCGCACCGGCGGAGGCTGCTATCTGTGGCAGAGCCGCGAGGCCGCCGAGCGCGTCTACACTGCCGAATGGCGCCAGATGATCACCGAGCGTTACGGCGCCGCGCCCGAGATCAGCTATTTCGAGACGCCCGTCATTGTCGACAACACGCTCGGCAAGACGATCCTCGACGCGGCGGAGTAA
- a CDS encoding glutathione S-transferase family protein: MTMIKVSAFRWVPPFAQGLVRDLRVRWALEEAGLPYEERLIGPADQKSDGYRALQPFGQVPSYEENGLELFESGAIVLHIAERAESLMPPDPVARARTKTWMFAALNTVEPPIVFLNAVSGTPDAEQSPLKQGVVGLVEQRLDSLCSQLSGRDYLEHRFTAADLLMTSVLRILRTTTMVTDRPVLEFYRLRCEDRPAFKKALDAQMSRFAENAPPG, from the coding sequence ATGACCATGATCAAGGTGAGCGCATTTCGCTGGGTGCCGCCGTTCGCGCAAGGCCTCGTTCGCGACCTCCGAGTTCGCTGGGCGCTGGAAGAAGCGGGCCTCCCTTATGAGGAGCGTCTGATCGGACCTGCGGATCAAAAATCGGACGGCTACCGGGCCCTGCAGCCGTTCGGCCAGGTCCCCAGTTACGAGGAGAACGGCCTCGAGTTGTTCGAGTCCGGGGCGATCGTGCTGCACATCGCCGAGCGGGCGGAGTCGCTGATGCCCCCCGATCCGGTCGCGCGCGCACGAACCAAGACCTGGATGTTCGCAGCGCTGAATACCGTCGAGCCGCCGATCGTTTTCCTCAATGCGGTCAGCGGGACGCCCGACGCCGAACAGTCACCTCTAAAGCAGGGCGTCGTCGGTTTGGTTGAACAGAGGTTGGATAGCCTTTGCAGCCAATTGAGCGGACGAGACTATCTCGAACATCGCTTCACCGCCGCGGACTTGCTCATGACCTCGGTCCTGCGGATCCTGCGGACCACCACAATGGTAACGGACCGCCCGGTGCTCGAGTTCTACCGCCTTCGGTGCGAAGATCGCCCCGCCTTCAAAAAGGCGCTCGACGCCCAGATGTCGCGCTTCGCCGAGAATGCACCGCCCGGCTGA
- a CDS encoding SRPBCC family protein yields the protein MTVTAEDTVLQITRIFDAPPARVFDAWLTGEEWQAWIGPEGAHCELPLFEPRVGGRYRMIMRMSGGRVIPVAGVFKMIEAPRSFAFTWGWEGDEERQSLITITLNDLGGKTELTLRQEGLGTVENRDAHGTGWNSALNKLAGHLAAGDPSHG from the coding sequence ATGACCGTGACGGCGGAAGATACGGTGCTGCAGATTACGCGCATCTTCGACGCGCCGCCGGCGCGCGTCTTCGACGCCTGGCTGACCGGGGAGGAATGGCAGGCCTGGATCGGACCCGAAGGCGCGCATTGCGAGCTTCCGCTGTTCGAGCCCCGCGTCGGCGGCCGCTATCGCATGATCATGCGCATGTCCGGCGGACGCGTGATCCCCGTGGCCGGCGTCTTCAAGATGATTGAGGCGCCCAGGAGTTTCGCCTTCACCTGGGGCTGGGAAGGTGATGAGGAGCGGCAGTCGCTCATCACCATTACGCTCAATGATCTCGGCGGAAAGACCGAGCTGACCCTGCGTCAGGAGGGCCTTGGCACGGTTGAAAACCGCGACGCGCACGGGACGGGCTGGAACAGCGCACTGAACAAGCTGGCCGGCCATCTCGCGGCTGGTGACCCCAGTCACGGATAG
- a CDS encoding ArsR/SmtB family transcription factor produces MITLDRTFSALADPTRRAILARLAQGEATVGQLAEPFDISPPAISRHLKVLEEASLISNERQGKHRRCRLNPEALASAGEWIDFHRRFWSGSFDRLDAHLKKPAKGKKP; encoded by the coding sequence ATGATTACCCTGGACCGCACTTTTTCAGCCCTCGCAGACCCCACTCGTCGGGCTATTCTCGCCCGCCTCGCGCAGGGGGAAGCAACCGTCGGGCAACTCGCAGAACCGTTCGATATCTCGCCGCCCGCAATCTCGCGGCATCTGAAGGTGCTGGAGGAAGCCTCGCTCATCTCGAATGAGCGGCAAGGCAAGCATCGCCGGTGCCGCCTCAATCCCGAAGCGCTCGCCAGCGCGGGGGAGTGGATTGATTTTCACCGCCGCTTCTGGAGCGGAAGCTTCGACCGCCTCGACGCCCACTTGAAAAAGCCAGCAAAGGGAAAAAAGCCATGA
- a CDS encoding PilZ domain-containing protein, whose translation MRLGLRAAPASTSGKTAPGEESRVITAKYNIADRHDLRTGSRLFFACRVEHLTDMEMTLSVPVTGEIGDAVFVQVKALGDIKGSVVKRTRTGFVMSISATQAERARLKVKIDWFEKIRARKAVNKRLHDRFTPTNPHSTLIFGDGSTLRCFVVDMSASGAAVSANVRLEAGTPLALGKVVGRVVRHLPNGFAIRFVSAVNVGVLEDLLIKPSI comes from the coding sequence ATGCGGCTAGGTTTAAGAGCGGCACCAGCTTCGACCAGCGGCAAAACTGCGCCGGGCGAGGAAAGCCGCGTCATCACAGCCAAATACAATATTGCCGACCGGCATGATCTTCGGACCGGTTCACGATTGTTCTTCGCCTGTCGCGTCGAACATCTCACTGACATGGAAATGACGCTTTCGGTTCCGGTAACGGGCGAGATCGGGGATGCGGTGTTTGTCCAGGTAAAAGCGCTGGGCGACATAAAAGGCTCGGTTGTGAAGCGAACCCGTACCGGTTTTGTCATGAGCATCTCTGCAACCCAAGCCGAGCGTGCCAGGCTCAAAGTAAAAATAGACTGGTTCGAGAAAATTAGAGCGCGCAAGGCCGTCAACAAGAGACTACACGACCGCTTCACGCCCACCAATCCGCACTCTACACTCATCTTCGGCGATGGAAGCACACTGCGGTGCTTTGTCGTCGACATGTCGGCTTCGGGCGCCGCGGTATCAGCCAACGTAAGGCTCGAAGCCGGAACGCCGCTCGCGCTTGGCAAAGTCGTGGGAAGAGTGGTGCGTCACCTGCCGAACGGTTTTGCAATAAGGTTCGTCAGTGCGGTCAACGTCGGAGTCCTTGAGGACCTGCTGATAAAACCCTCGATCTGA
- a CDS encoding methyltransferase, translating to MNPWALFKRGFMTYWYWHVRQLNVLWPSITLEEKTLVIFPGVYKPLENEQSCVEYCHEGDRVLDLGCGSGVCAVFAAGVAREVLAVDISPAAIANTKENCRLFGRENVTVLPSDMFANVSGRFNLILANPPYIEADFEDNEAQFATSTRYLPVLFAQARDYLEKDGRLLVQYPGWFGGLVKKLAAAHGLEVVKVQRMPRKSLYLSLLSFAYLQVGFRSTLFLIKPRPLPKAVETAPATEQAMPVMAA from the coding sequence ATGAACCCTTGGGCGCTTTTTAAACGCGGATTCATGACCTACTGGTATTGGCATGTTCGGCAACTGAATGTGTTGTGGCCCTCCATCACGTTGGAGGAGAAAACCCTCGTCATTTTCCCCGGCGTCTACAAGCCGCTCGAAAACGAGCAGTCTTGCGTGGAATATTGCCACGAGGGCGACCGGGTGCTCGATCTCGGCTGCGGAAGCGGCGTGTGCGCGGTGTTTGCTGCCGGCGTGGCGCGGGAAGTTCTGGCGGTGGACATCAGTCCGGCTGCCATTGCCAATACCAAGGAAAATTGTCGGCTTTTTGGACGGGAAAACGTCACTGTCCTGCCGAGCGACATGTTCGCCAATGTCAGCGGCAGGTTCAATCTTATCCTCGCAAATCCACCCTATATCGAGGCGGATTTCGAAGATAACGAGGCACAGTTCGCCACCTCGACGAGATATCTTCCGGTTCTCTTCGCGCAAGCGCGCGATTACCTTGAGAAGGACGGCCGCCTGCTCGTCCAATATCCAGGTTGGTTCGGCGGACTGGTCAAGAAGCTTGCCGCCGCTCACGGGCTCGAGGTCGTCAAGGTCCAGCGCATGCCGCGCAAGTCTCTTTACCTGTCCCTGCTGAGCTTCGCCTATCTGCAGGTCGGGTTCCGCTCGACGCTGTTTCTGATCAAGCCGCGCCCGCTTCCGAAGGCCGTTGAGACGGCGCCGGCTACCGAACAGGCCATGCCGGTTATGGCAGCCTAG
- a CDS encoding putative bifunctional diguanylate cyclase/phosphodiesterase, protein MIVDDISDNRIILLRRFQRHGFEVVEADSGLKALELIDRQEFDLVLLDVMMPGIDGIETLKRIRSRKSASVLPVIMVTAKSESENIVESLGLGANDYVTKPVDFAVALARANTQIGRRRAELQVVAANEALSRANDGLEKNVADRTALLLGLYQKLRAEMAVREESDARSLHLAYHDSLTGLGNRLLFKEQLEDVLKDVLGASKPVAVLFVDLDGFKGVNDTLGHSIGDLLLKSIANRIRDILPVNGRIARLGGDEFAILQISAEQPSAAIALAKNLIEVVGQPCTIEGYDVTVSASVGVAVADAGSMNAEGFLKSADIAMYGAKAAGPGNYRMFDSEMDAAVQARSALEREMRNGIVQNEFRLYYQPLVNLQTQKVTAFEALMRWQHPARGVVSPTEFISLAEETGLIVRLGEWALREACSDAMGWPEDISVSVNLSAVQFAKGDLVSTVMNALASSGLPASRLELEITESILLEGSDHNVRILEQLHELGVRISLDDFGTGYSSIGYLRSFSFDKLKIDQSFVKDLLADEKSLAIVRAIVGLGSSFGITTTAEGVETEDQRSCLNQEGCTEVQGYLYSEPLPPSEIAPLLGRLGAQRLAQTESTRS, encoded by the coding sequence CTGATCGTCGATGATATCTCCGACAATCGGATCATCCTGCTGCGGCGCTTTCAGCGTCACGGCTTTGAAGTTGTCGAGGCGGATAGCGGGCTGAAGGCCCTCGAGCTGATCGATCGTCAGGAATTCGACCTGGTCCTTCTCGACGTGATGATGCCCGGGATCGACGGAATAGAAACCCTCAAGCGGATTCGCAGTCGGAAGTCGGCTTCGGTGCTTCCTGTGATCATGGTGACGGCAAAGTCCGAAAGCGAAAACATCGTCGAGTCGCTTGGACTCGGAGCGAACGACTACGTCACCAAGCCCGTTGACTTTGCCGTCGCGCTGGCGCGTGCCAACACCCAGATCGGGCGCAGGCGGGCAGAACTGCAAGTGGTGGCAGCCAACGAGGCGCTATCCAGGGCGAATGACGGTCTCGAAAAGAATGTTGCCGACCGCACCGCGCTTCTGTTGGGACTCTACCAGAAGCTGAGAGCGGAAATGGCCGTTCGCGAGGAATCGGATGCGCGATCCCTCCATCTTGCCTATCACGACTCCCTCACCGGTCTCGGCAACCGCCTTCTGTTCAAGGAGCAGCTTGAAGACGTCCTCAAGGATGTTCTGGGAGCATCGAAGCCTGTCGCGGTTCTGTTTGTGGACCTGGATGGCTTCAAGGGAGTCAACGACACCCTGGGCCATTCGATCGGTGACCTGCTTTTAAAGTCAATTGCAAATCGGATTCGTGACATTTTGCCCGTAAATGGCCGCATAGCGCGGCTCGGCGGCGATGAATTCGCAATTCTTCAAATCTCCGCAGAACAGCCTTCAGCCGCGATCGCGCTCGCGAAGAACCTTATCGAGGTTGTCGGCCAACCGTGCACCATCGAGGGATACGATGTCACGGTCAGCGCCAGTGTCGGGGTTGCCGTTGCAGACGCTGGAAGCATGAACGCGGAGGGCTTTCTGAAGAGCGCCGATATCGCGATGTACGGCGCCAAAGCCGCGGGCCCCGGCAACTATCGCATGTTCGACTCTGAAATGGATGCGGCCGTTCAGGCGCGAAGCGCTCTCGAACGAGAGATGCGGAACGGGATTGTCCAAAACGAATTCCGACTCTATTACCAACCGCTTGTCAATTTGCAGACGCAGAAAGTGACGGCTTTCGAAGCGTTGATGCGTTGGCAGCACCCCGCGCGTGGCGTGGTATCGCCGACCGAATTCATTTCGTTGGCGGAAGAGACCGGCTTGATCGTGCGGCTCGGCGAGTGGGCGCTCCGAGAAGCATGCTCCGATGCGATGGGCTGGCCGGAAGATATTTCCGTTTCGGTCAACTTGTCGGCAGTGCAGTTCGCGAAGGGCGATCTGGTATCGACCGTAATGAATGCACTCGCGTCGTCGGGTTTGCCGGCATCTCGCCTCGAGCTGGAAATCACCGAATCGATCTTGCTTGAAGGATCCGATCACAACGTCAGGATACTCGAACAATTGCACGAGCTTGGCGTCCGGATTTCGCTGGACGATTTCGGCACCGGCTATTCCAGCATCGGCTACCTGCGCAGCTTCAGCTTCGACAAGCTAAAAATCGACCAGTCGTTCGTCAAGGATCTGCTCGCGGACGAAAAGAGCCTGGCGATCGTGCGCGCCATTGTGGGACTTGGTTCGAGTTTTGGAATAACGACTACCGCTGAGGGGGTCGAAACAGAAGACCAAAGGAGCTGCCTCAATCAGGAGGGCTGCACTGAAGTCCAGGGATATTTGTATAGCGAGCCATTGCCGCCCAGCGAGATCGCCCCGCTGCTTGGAAGACTCGGTGCCCAGCGATTGGCTCAAACGGAGTCGACAAGATCGTAA
- a CDS encoding sensor histidine kinase, with the protein MWILNFSLRIIDWFIPDAAKSERSELNLARNFVFTHLAGPLLSQSISVFLYLSDPDPGIACWTVIVCIWLFWTLPFVYKWTGNLQRTAVVTVELLAFTSLFGAYFYGGVSSPFLPWLIVSLLLGFFYLSKSPSLVVALFVFNILGFCAAHSLWGFPELVSKEDLATVGWISILSATIYMSWMAIYYANMMSMSSEIERETESHRETALRLREAKDMADVANRTKSIFLAKMSHELRTPLNAVIGFSEILLENAEFEGKGETRKADLRRINSAGQHLLSLVTDVLDLSKIESNSIELKIEQFDLPETIRGIVANVEPMVSKNGNKLVVRCADDLGTVSTDATKLRQATLNLLSNAAKFTEGGTITLSAYRRRSPAGDWIEIQVQDTGIGITRSDLSNLFQNFGQANRTTSTKYGGTGLGLALSQRICGLMGGGITATSEIGRGSCFTIRVLAWMNEETLTEERSIPLAAPEFATAV; encoded by the coding sequence ATGTGGATTTTAAATTTTTCGCTCCGGATAATCGACTGGTTCATCCCCGACGCGGCAAAGTCGGAGCGTTCGGAGTTAAACCTCGCAAGAAATTTCGTATTTACGCATCTCGCCGGGCCGCTGCTGTCGCAGTCCATCAGCGTGTTCCTCTATTTATCCGATCCTGATCCGGGGATCGCCTGCTGGACGGTGATAGTCTGCATATGGCTGTTCTGGACATTGCCTTTCGTCTACAAATGGACCGGCAATCTGCAGCGGACGGCGGTCGTCACTGTTGAGCTCCTGGCCTTCACCTCGCTGTTTGGCGCTTATTTTTATGGCGGAGTGAGTTCGCCGTTCCTGCCGTGGCTGATTGTCAGCCTCCTGCTTGGCTTCTTCTATCTTTCCAAGTCTCCGTCCCTCGTCGTCGCATTGTTCGTCTTCAACATCCTCGGGTTTTGCGCCGCCCATTCGCTGTGGGGATTCCCGGAACTTGTTTCAAAGGAGGATCTTGCAACCGTCGGCTGGATCTCGATCCTGTCGGCGACAATCTACATGTCCTGGATGGCCATCTACTACGCCAACATGATGTCGATGAGTTCCGAGATTGAGCGCGAAACCGAAAGTCATCGCGAAACGGCGCTCCGTCTTCGCGAAGCCAAGGACATGGCGGACGTCGCCAATCGCACCAAGTCAATCTTCCTCGCCAAAATGAGTCACGAACTGCGTACCCCTCTCAATGCGGTCATTGGATTTAGCGAAATTCTGCTTGAAAACGCCGAGTTCGAGGGAAAGGGCGAGACCAGGAAGGCCGATCTCCGGCGCATAAATTCCGCGGGGCAGCATCTGTTGTCCCTCGTTACCGACGTGCTCGATCTCTCCAAGATCGAGTCGAATTCCATCGAACTGAAAATCGAACAATTCGATCTCCCCGAGACAATACGCGGGATCGTTGCCAACGTTGAGCCGATGGTGTCAAAAAATGGCAACAAGCTCGTCGTGAGATGTGCCGACGATCTCGGAACTGTTTCGACCGATGCGACCAAGTTGCGCCAGGCGACTCTGAATTTGCTGAGCAACGCCGCGAAGTTTACCGAAGGCGGAACGATCACGCTATCGGCGTATCGCCGAAGAAGCCCGGCGGGGGACTGGATCGAGATCCAGGTCCAGGATACCGGGATCGGCATTACCAGATCGGACCTTTCAAACCTGTTCCAGAATTTTGGCCAGGCCAATCGCACGACTTCCACAAAATATGGCGGAACGGGACTTGGGCTGGCGTTGAGCCAAAGGATATGTGGACTGATGGGGGGCGGCATCACCGCCACGAGCGAGATTGGTCGAGGTTCGTGCTTTACGATCCGGGTGCTCGCCTGGATGAATGAGGAGACCCTCACTGAAGAGAGAAGCATCCCGCTAGCTGCTCCCGAATTCGCAACTGCGGTCTGA
- a CDS encoding sensor histidine kinase: MKQKLAQLVTALDRLVNYFIPPDIAADREACKRAHVFLISHILGPFIGSVVPGTIYFIDPNPGYEVAILAISIMSFWVFPFLLKARVPYNPLALVSVQNLIFCILWSCYFYGGVTSPTLAWVLTIPLLAFFYLGSSASLRMIVIGMFVVNLATFCGFYFYGYHPSPDDLPSDAMQGLGLISTVAAALYVAMMALYYAKVQTSQGELEGEMRQHMATASALRLATIEAERAGAAKAEFLAKMSHELRTPLNAVIGYSQILLEDAEDEGDVEAIADLGKIHGAGQHLLKLVNEILDLSKIEAGRMELDLQEIVLADLLNEIAVEVEPAAVKNGNSILCKIDPNLGSPLCDASKFRSMVGQLIDNAVKFTQNGKVELVAERLPGDPTDELLVHVIDTGIGIAPDQISDLFEKFTVVDDSSTSKYGGTGLGLALSQKLCRLMGGDIFVESEVGRGSRFTVRIPLIYEEKINSTIESSDRPCAGADGYAAATLAPAFQDPEAALEPVTVTDHA; the protein is encoded by the coding sequence ATGAAACAAAAACTGGCACAGTTGGTTACGGCGCTCGACCGCCTGGTGAATTACTTCATTCCTCCCGACATCGCGGCCGATCGGGAAGCGTGCAAGCGGGCACACGTCTTCTTAATCAGTCACATCCTTGGACCGTTCATCGGGAGCGTAGTGCCGGGGACGATTTACTTTATTGATCCGAACCCGGGATATGAAGTCGCCATACTGGCCATTTCGATCATGTCTTTCTGGGTGTTTCCCTTCCTGTTGAAGGCCCGCGTGCCTTACAACCCACTGGCGCTGGTCTCGGTCCAGAATTTGATCTTCTGCATTCTCTGGAGCTGCTATTTTTACGGCGGCGTGACCTCCCCGACTTTGGCCTGGGTGCTCACGATCCCTTTGCTGGCGTTCTTTTACCTGGGTTCGTCAGCGTCGCTCCGCATGATCGTCATTGGCATGTTTGTGGTGAATCTGGCGACCTTCTGCGGGTTCTACTTTTACGGCTACCACCCGTCCCCAGACGATCTTCCGAGCGATGCGATGCAGGGCCTCGGCCTTATCTCCACCGTAGCGGCGGCGCTTTATGTGGCGATGATGGCGCTCTACTACGCGAAAGTTCAGACCTCGCAGGGCGAGCTCGAAGGCGAGATGCGTCAGCACATGGCGACTGCTTCGGCGCTTCGGCTGGCGACCATCGAAGCCGAGCGGGCGGGCGCTGCAAAGGCGGAGTTCCTGGCAAAGATGAGCCACGAGTTGCGCACGCCGTTGAACGCGGTCATTGGATATAGCCAAATTCTTCTTGAGGACGCAGAAGATGAAGGCGATGTCGAAGCCATCGCAGATCTTGGTAAAATTCACGGCGCCGGACAGCATTTGCTCAAGCTGGTCAACGAAATCCTGGACCTCTCGAAAATCGAGGCGGGCAGAATGGAGCTCGACCTGCAGGAAATCGTTCTGGCGGACTTGCTCAATGAGATCGCCGTTGAAGTCGAGCCGGCGGCCGTGAAAAACGGAAATTCGATTCTTTGTAAAATCGACCCGAATCTCGGAAGTCCATTGTGCGATGCTTCAAAATTCCGGAGTATGGTCGGCCAATTGATCGACAACGCCGTGAAGTTCACGCAAAACGGCAAGGTCGAACTCGTGGCGGAACGCCTGCCGGGCGACCCCACGGATGAACTTCTGGTTCACGTTATCGATACAGGCATCGGAATCGCGCCGGACCAGATCTCGGACCTTTTCGAAAAATTCACCGTCGTCGACGACTCCAGCACCAGCAAATATGGCGGCACCGGACTTGGATTGGCGCTCAGTCAGAAGCTTTGCAGGCTGATGGGCGGCGATATTTTCGTGGAAAGCGAAGTTGGGCGAGGCAGTCGCTTCACGGTTCGGATCCCACTGATCTATGAAGAAAAAATCAATTCAACCATTGAGTCGAGCGATCGGCCTTGCGCTGGAGCGGATGGTTATGCCGCGGCGACGCTGGCCCCGGCTTTTCAGGATCCGGAAGCAGCTCTCGAGCCAGTGACGGTGACCGACCATGCATAA
- a CDS encoding response regulator → MHKILLVEDNEINREMLTRRLERNGFSVCCACDGAAGVAMALSEMPDLILMDVALGEMDGWEATQLIKANPATTAIPIIALTAHALASDRAKSVTVGCCDFDTKPVDIQRLLGKIRAWLPAAKHENAVA, encoded by the coding sequence ATGCATAAGATCCTGCTCGTCGAAGACAATGAGATCAATCGGGAAATGCTCACGCGTCGCCTCGAGCGTAACGGCTTTTCCGTGTGCTGTGCGTGCGACGGTGCCGCCGGCGTAGCTATGGCGCTGAGCGAGATGCCAGATCTGATCCTGATGGACGTTGCGCTTGGCGAAATGGATGGCTGGGAAGCGACCCAGCTGATCAAGGCCAATCCCGCCACGACCGCAATCCCGATCATCGCGTTGACGGCACACGCCCTGGCCAGTGACCGCGCGAAGAGCGTGACGGTCGGGTGTTGCGACTTCGATACAAAGCCGGTGGATATACAGCGTCTGCTCGGCAAAATTCGCGCGTGGCTACCGGCCGCCAAGCATGAAAATGCCGTGGCCTGA
- a CDS encoding aminotransferase class I/II-fold pyridoxal phosphate-dependent enzyme, with amino-acid sequence MSDIANAYIPPAALTGSMRDFRVPGGADLLRRTEGFFKWQNLRRENGLWPFSRATEEGPSTVCWAQDDSGNKMRGVNFASQDYLSLSSHSGIKSTAKETIERFGVHSAGSPALVGNTSYSVALERKIADFLKMEEVVLYPTGWAAGFGVIKGLVRSADHVVMDMLSHSCLQEGANAATNNIHLFRHLDNEYCRDILTKIRSKDKENGILVVTEGLFSMDSDTPDLAALQALCHEFNATLVVDVAHDLGCLGDEGRGHIGIQNMLGKVDIVMGSFSKTFASNGGFVACKSRAVKEYLRFYSAPATFSNALSPVQAATILKAFEIVDSPEGRAQRSALMSNVLSLRHQLREAGLDYYGDPSAIVCVKMGTEGVARLVSQRLPELGLIANLVEFPAVPKGAARIRMQVMANHSEQNIADAVRMLKTARRQAELQFEDINQPASVAASVAA; translated from the coding sequence ATGTCAGACATTGCCAACGCCTATATTCCGCCTGCCGCCTTGACCGGCAGCATGAGAGATTTCCGCGTACCCGGCGGGGCGGACCTCCTCAGACGCACCGAAGGGTTCTTCAAGTGGCAAAATCTGCGTCGTGAAAACGGCCTCTGGCCGTTTTCTCGCGCCACCGAAGAGGGACCCAGCACGGTCTGCTGGGCACAGGACGATAGCGGCAACAAGATGCGCGGCGTCAATTTTGCCTCGCAGGACTATCTGAGCCTGTCGTCACATTCCGGAATCAAATCGACCGCCAAGGAAACCATCGAACGCTTCGGCGTGCACAGCGCCGGTTCGCCGGCCCTGGTCGGCAATACGTCCTACTCTGTCGCGCTTGAACGCAAGATCGCCGACTTCCTGAAAATGGAGGAAGTGGTGCTGTATCCGACAGGTTGGGCCGCGGGTTTCGGTGTGATCAAGGGCCTGGTCCGGTCGGCCGACCACGTGGTGATGGACATGCTGTCGCATTCCTGTCTGCAGGAGGGTGCGAACGCCGCCACCAACAACATTCATCTGTTCCGCCACCTCGATAACGAATATTGCCGGGACATCCTGACCAAAATCAGGTCGAAGGACAAAGAGAACGGCATTCTGGTCGTGACCGAGGGCCTGTTCTCCATGGACTCGGATACGCCGGATCTGGCGGCCCTTCAGGCGCTCTGTCACGAGTTCAACGCGACCCTGGTTGTCGACGTTGCGCACGATCTGGGCTGCCTCGGTGACGAAGGCCGCGGGCACATCGGCATCCAGAACATGCTCGGCAAGGTCGATATCGTCATGGGCAGCTTTTCCAAGACCTTCGCGTCCAACGGCGGCTTCGTCGCGTGCAAGAGCCGCGCCGTGAAGGAGTATCTGCGCTTCTACAGCGCGCCCGCGACCTTCTCGAACGCGCTGTCGCCGGTCCAGGCGGCAACCATTCTGAAGGCGTTCGAGATCGTCGATTCGCCGGAAGGACGCGCCCAGCGTTCGGCGTTGATGTCGAACGTTCTTAGTCTTCGTCATCAGCTGCGTGAAGCCGGCCTCGACTATTACGGCGATCCGTCTGCGATCGTTTGCGTCAAGATGGGAACGGAAGGCGTTGCCCGTCTCGTGAGCCAGCGCCTGCCGGAACTTGGACTGATCGCCAATCTCGTCGAATTCCCGGCGGTTCCCAAAGGCGCTGCGCGGATCCGGATGCAGGTGATGGCCAACCACTCGGAGCAGAATATCGCCGACGCCGTCCGGATGCTTAAAACCGCTCGGCGTCAAGCCGAATTGCAATTCGAGGACATCAATCAGCCGGCCTCCGTGGCCGCGTCGGTCGCCGCCTGA